The Entelurus aequoreus isolate RoL-2023_Sb linkage group LG04, RoL_Eaeq_v1.1, whole genome shotgun sequence nucleotide sequence GGATTTTGGCATGATTCCCCTTCCCTCTGAATGTGATCACATTGATTAAAGGATAATTTATTATGCATATGAATGTAGTCGCGGGTCATCCAGCATGCCATGCGGTTTTGCTTTTTATTAATTTCATTATGGAACGTGTCGGTTACAGTTAAGAACTTTCATCAAGCAATCTCATTACAGTTGATTTATCGGTCCCTCTAGGGATTCGCCAATGTGCAAATTCAACCGTTACCTCAAATTACGTGCAGATTCACGACTTTGCACAATGTCCACAACTTCTccacacatttttcaacaaaaTTTCCGCTTATCAAAGTTGTCTCTGAGCGGCGCTCAAACGCAAACGTCAACTGTCTATTTACAACTAATGGAGTTTTTTTTGTGTAGCCAAAGCATGAACAACcacatataacaatatataaaaaatatatctattGTTCAAACAGCAGTTGTCGTCCTTCCGCATAACTCAGTGCTACTTCGAGTTCCTTTCTACAGTGCTAAGCTTTCTGGGTAATGTATATAGCCAATAACTTCCTcgtttaattgtttttatatatttattagaacatttattttaaaggtaAGAGCATTTAAAACAGattctcatttgcaatgctgacctcgcaaagaggcagcatttacatgacagATATATTGAAGTGCGACAATAATCTCTCGTTTACTAACAAAAATTACCGCTACAGAGCTCTTTTAAAAGTTAATGTGTTAGAACATAATTGAATGTTTACaatactttaacttaacacttTTTAAGCGTGAAACTAATATGGAAAACTTGTGGATGACAGGGCACCACAAGTTGCAATtgtttctgtaattataattaattattactattattagttgttattcattaaaacagtacagtaactTTACAATAAGCTCTgcctatgtgcttttactgccatctggtgTCTACTTTTAAATCAGCGTGGTATaacacaagtaaaacatcaacagGGTATTTGTTGTCCAATTTGTGTTGAAATCTGTTCAATATGTTCCAATTCAATGCCAACAAATGTGTTTTTGTCCTCGTATTTTGCAGTAAAGAATTGAGAAGATGTATGAAGACCATTCTCACTGTGTGAGCTGTGTTAACCAGAGATGCATGATCAGACCACAGCTGGGCTTCTCCTGCGATCTTATCACCTGCCCACAGGTGTGCGGGGCCATCTTTCACTCCTGCAAAGCCGGGGAGCACCACCTCCTGTGCCCTCTTTTGAGAGTCCCCTGCCTGAACAGTGTCTATGGCTGCCCTGCCACTGTGGTGCGCCAACAAACGTACGCGCATTTAGAGGTGTGTCCTGCCGGGGTGGTGCACTGTATTATGGAGCGCATCAAGTTAAGTGGTGTTGCGCCACCGGTCGAGAGGGGTTCGCTGAGCCCAGAGAGTAAGATTGTGAGGGTAATAGAGCCAACTGTCCCGTTCTCGTCACAATCTTCATCCTCCGCAGAATCTGCGAGAGAGAGAATCATTAATGGAATTATTGGACTGAATGCGCAGAACGACACTAAGCTGCACAAGGCCACTTTGGAGACAGCGAGGAGCTTGGCCACCGCTTTGGAGTTGGTCAGCAGTGCCAGTGCCCCCGATAGCTGCACTGAAGGCATGAGAGCAGAGGCCACTCTCCAGGCAAGTAGACTGGGCCGCCTCGTGCAGCGTGGGCTGAGCGCAAATGGGTGTCAGGAAGAAAGAGATCCAAATAGTTCAATAACTGAGTGTCTAGAGATCAATCAAAAGGGAACTCCCGTGCACATCAGCAAGGGAGTGGCGCAAAGGGCTGGTCATGTGGTGCTACAAGAAAGGGGGCTGGTCCCAGAAAGCCACAAGCCTGAGTGGATGCCGCACAGCTGTCAGGGTTTTGACCATGACAAGTCTCTGTGTCGATCACAAGCTAAGATGGAGGACAAAGCTGATCTGGAACAGGGTGACGACCCCATGGAACTTGAAGAAATTGATGTCATCACAGCAGAGGAGAACATCTTCTGCCTGGAAAAGTCCAGAGACTCTCAGAAGATCTTGGATACGTTTGGTATTGACGGAAGCCACGTTGATTTCGGTACGCAGACCTTCTCTTTTTTAGCGGCCAGCCTGGAGGATTACATAAGGGTCGGCGACATGGCCTTAGCCACCCATCCCAGACCCGATGGCAACCGATGGCGTGGTCGCCTCCTGAAAGAAATCTGCGCGCAGTCTTTTCGCCGGGATCAGTTCTCCTCGCATTTCACTAATGTCCACGGTGACATTCAGCCTGGTCTCGACGGGTGGATAGCGCATCGTTGCCCCCTCGCTTTTTACGGCTGCCCCTTCTCCCAGCAGAGGTTTTACCCCTCGCGTCCAGGGGCCGAGGTGATCTTTGACAGGCGGCTCAGGTCCTTCGGAGTCCAGCCGTGTCCCGGTTCAAAACCTTCAGGCGATTCCCAGTCCAACCTGTTCAGCGGATTACCGCATGAGATACTGTGGCACATAACTGGCTTCCTGGACAGTTTCAGTCTGTGCCAGCTGTCTTTAGTATCCCGGACCATGAGGGACGTGTGCAGCGGTCTCCTCCAGACCAGAGGCATAGTGGAGCTGCAGTGGGAGAAGACACAGTGCTCCAGTGGGCGCAGGGCGGTTTCGTGGCAGATTAAACACAAAGTAAGCTGGAAGTGAAAAAATAATTGAACCCCTATTAATAGTACAACTAAAAAGGATGAATGAAGAAGTGCAATGCAATTTACACCTCGTTCTTTTGATTTTTAGGAGGTCCTAAGAATGCACTCACACATTTGAACCTACAGACAAAAACTGTCAACTTCCCAAAAACTGCATTAAAAATGAGGTACATCAACATGTGTGCCACTTTTAAAAGTATATCATCCCAATGATAATTCCACagttaaaattagtttttttttatttgaaagttGAAATTGCCAATAGTTATTGGAATCTATAATACAATTTGTCGATcgtctgtgatgtcatcacttGTGTTGTTCTTGGTAGAAACGGACATAGAACGCGAGTCAGCAACAGGAAGAGAAAACTAGCTGCAGCCACTACAACAACAACACGAGCAAAAACATTGAAGgtgtgggaacatttcaccctAAACACGTCAAAAACACAAACAACTCGATGCGatttttgcaaagcggacctctCTTTTCATGGCGGTGCATTTCAAGCAGAGCCATGTCAGACTTCCAGAGGAGGATAATTGTTACCTTGCTCTCTTGCTAACTGTGTAAAAACAATacctttaactatcattttagccaaagtcctcCAGCCAAACTTTgtccatgtacactaccgttcaaaagtttggggtcacccaaacaattttgtggaatagccttcatttctaagaacaagaatagactagagtttcagatgaaagttctctttttctggccattttgagcgtttagttgaccacacaaatgtgatgctccagaaactcaatctgctcaaaggaaggtcagtttggtagcttctgtaacgagctaaactgttttcagatgtgtgaacatgattgcacaagggttttctaatcatcaattagccttctgagccaatgagcaaacacattgtaccattagaacactggagtgatagttgctggaaatgggcctctacacacctatgtagatattgcaccaaaaaccagacatttgcagctagaatagtcatttaccacattagcaatgtatagagcagacctgggcattctgcggcccgcaggccgcatccggccctttgtgcgtccctgtccggcccgcgtgaggccaattataaattacaaaatacattttaaaaagtatctatgtcgagtgtgcaatacaacggtgctgcttttgttttgaaaatcgttatttgtattacttccgtgtggacgtatgcgtgtgcgtgattgtgagtgaatgtgaacagctgcaatcattaattacaaaataaagttgaaaaaacatctatgtcgtgcgcgcaatacaactgtgctgcttttattttgaaaagtattatttatgggcgtgtgtccgtgtgtaacctgcgagtgaaggtgcacatgcagcgacaagtgatgcacgttttacacccgagacgctaaaaagagaaaagttgatgacgaatggcgtgtttccaacaagacatggactgcaaagcaacgttccctctaaggtgcgtgcctgcgcaattgcgcactgctcaagcgtctgctgcgcgcagcaaatatatgccgcgcaccgaaTCAaaccccatctgaattctaaacaaaataaacatatttattctatgtaattttgcaatgtaactttgagtgacagtgacaacaagcggccctaacggtgttcgtcaacaccgttcaattattgtaacgtctatcgagatgcttcgaggacaggaattatatcgatcactttattgagcaaaactgtttatattcggacataaccacaccaaaaacatgagtaaaacaattatatctccaaaaactagtcattttctgctgtacaaaccaggccaaaaccaacttgtcatctgtcaccaacacgcatagcactaaaccactggtgcgtttatggccacacaaaaagtcggacaactcaaacaccacacaaagttacactatgactcctcagtcatacgtgtgcttattttactgtcatttattattaatgttaatttatttatattagtcatggaatgctgttacacacactaggttgaagtattactattattatgaattattattattattattattatttatcttacggtatatatcaaaaataatattgagcaaaatttaattgaaatattgtcgatgtggccctccagcagtgctcgggttgctcatgcggcccccggtaaaaattaattgcccacccctggtatagagtgtatttctttaaagttaagactagtttaaagttatcttcattgaaaagtacagtgcttttccttaaaaaataaggacatttcaatgtgaccccaaacttttgaacgatagtgtatctGTGTGTAGCTTTCTAGAGTCAAGAACATTAACATCCTTAGGCTAATTAATATTTAAGTGCCGTATTTGACTTTTATAATGATAAAGTCGTCCCTTATTTATGGCAGTTAATGGAGACCAGACAATGACCACCATACACGGATTTCCacaaagtaggattattattttcataagaaaaaaaaactactaaatatgtttttttaacattagagCACTGTAAACATGAAACAACACCCATATAGATTTGTTTCACCCAATATAGCAGTCCTTCTCTAATAGCTTGCCAGATGTCAGGCGgtattgtttcctttaatgttattaAGCTTACCATGTTATGCAGAgctatagttataacaattttatagacaatggAGAGTATATGTTGTTCTTCCTAGGGGggcgtaacaaaatatttgagaagcactgcaataTAGTAACCTTGAGTGTGTTTTAATGTACTGTACTCACCAGTAGCCCGCTGGATCCTCCAAGCGTCATTGCTATGGCCGTCGCCTAGCTACTAAAACACGACCAAAAGGTGGAAATATTTTGTCCGATTTTGGGCAATTCTTCTAAATTAGAATTGGGCTTTGAGTGCTGAAACCACAGGCAAAAGTTGTTCCGCGAAAGCTCGGTCAACAGTCGCAGATACGATCTTTcactgtgttgttagcattctgtCTTGTGAGCATTGTGTGTCCTGTGTTGTCATTCCAAGTAGCTGAAGCCAAAGCTGTTTTATTGGTGTTGAAATTGAAGTGCATCAAAAGAGTTTGTCTCCACTTTGCTCGGAAAGCTGCTGATAAATGATTTGTTCAGTCTCAGTTCGCCTGAAGTGCCGCCCTAAATGTCCGATGCTGCGTCTCATTGTTGTCGTTCGATATTGTTCCACATTAAAGTCTCACCAATGTGAAGATGTCTTATTGAAGAAAACACGACAAATACTACACTGTAATTAGGGATGGACGGTAGGGCCTAAAATCtacattgcgatatatattgcatTGTCCCGCGATAACAATGTATATGATTTTATTTGGTATGTAATGATAATATAATTATTTCAGAGTAACTAGGACTCTTAAATTGGCGTCCTGTTGCCTCATTTCTCGTTGTATATTTTCTccaaaatattattaatctatttgctaATTGACTGTTCCTATTTGGTTATTTTCGGTTGCAACGTTGTTCTATCTAcagtacacttctgttaaaatgtatttagcATTTATTCTTCTGTCCTTTCAATTTCGATCCACCAAGCTTTcctgttagcagttagcatggcttattgtatCCTCGTGTGTGCATgttaaagcatgtttagctattcctcgtcattataagaaacttagtttatttacCGCCAAATTTTCGGGACACATGCTATCTCCATGTAACGATATAATTAAAATGTCTACCGTCAGCCACATTTATTATCATATATTgttagtgctggtgcctcacaataagaaggtcctgggtgcgATTCCGGGGGTCTTTCTGTGTagtgtttgcatgttctaccatataacaaaaaaaaaactactggaatgtagtgaagccgcaatatttgaagcgcgatgTGCTGTAGTAGCAAGGGACAACTATTATTTGTgcagtcctaaaaaaaaaaaatctgtggtacTTTTAATGGCTTTCTACAGCTTGATTTTTAAATGGACCAAAGTTTAATAGATATGTTTAGTTTTGCAGAAGCTTAATGAGAAGTACAGTTCATAAATAAGTAATCATCTTTATTGTTATAACATTCCAGAAATATTTTAAGCTGAAAAGCCAATGGATAGATAGGAACCATTTATTACGCTTCATAATAAAATTAGGTGACTCATTGTTACGATAGTCCATGACTAATTGACTATCAAATGAGTTAGTTGTAGTCCTTTTTGAGTAGCACTTTTGCAGAAAATTGCAAAATGGGAGAAATTGTAAGCTTTGAATATGTAGGGCAGAATTAGTGCCCTCTGGTGGATAAATGTACCAATTGAATGCCAGTAGTACAATCATTGATATAAagtaggcctgggcaattattttgactcgggtgccaattttagagaaaaaaatgtgtctgtggggccggtatatctatttttaggaacactaatacaaaacctcacaataatgtctgattgaatgctaaaaacgttatgacagaccgcctgaaaaaacagaatgacatttaaaaaatttttactgaatgagacacccagaatgtacatgaaaataaagaatatgggCTGTACAATGTCAACTATGAACGAGAAAGcattattgacaacatatgaatgtcacaccccctctcaatcgacatattttacaatcaagcgaaacgcaacaaacacagcgaaatatgaatgcaaagggtaaaaaaaacaaacccacctacaatctgatacatcactaagttttagaactttgctgtggaaatctccttccgcgtctgtccctgacacccacatgtcAGGCTGGCCgccctggaaacactctgtggaaacggacaccctgcttggtgcctcgtctgagctgctgtgatttagatgaccatagtcactaattagattaccatagtcactaattagattaccatagtaactagtatatcatgcaaaggcACAGATTCCAacaattgaaatactttgtatagttcaagacttacagtcatttgaaaacatcactgcacatcataatggcagctacagtttccatcttaaagatctaaaaaaattatttgggaatgtccggcttgccagattgaaaagcttaactggccgcatgtggcccccaggccttaatttgcccaggtctgatataaagGATTGggttatgatttaaaaaaattgcatttttaatgCTTTTCAATGGGCCGTTTTTGCTGCGAAGAACACATTTCAGTTTTTGTGTATCTTTTTAATTGGTCTTCTACTTTAGCTGCACCACTGTACTTGCAGCACATTTCCCTCCTAGATCGTTACGTGAACACGTCTATTGAgtgtttttgtttggtttcaGGTGTGGAGATTCAGCACTGCTTTCACCCCAGTGCTGAAATGGGGCTGCAGCGACGTCCCCAGCATGGCCAAGCACCTCCAGAAGTGCCACTACAACACAGTAGAGCACAGGGCCGAGCCCGTGGCCCTCCCTGCTCTGTGTCCCGAGCTGGACGGCTTCTTGCTGAGTCCCACCCTGCGCCACGTCTCCCCTTATCCACGCCTCTGGCCGGTACCGGACTGATCACATGCCATTTTTGGGGAATTTGGTGCATTCATAACCACAATACAAGTCATATTGCTACTGTACACTCCACAGGCATGcaacaaactgtctgtttaaaTGTTAAATGGATGTAGTACTTAAAAACACTATTGAGAGCATTGCCTTAGCACTGCAAACACGAGTGACTCCCTTTTGTAAGCACAAAGAAATCGTTCACCTGTATTTTTATTGCAATATATACACTCTAGACTTGTGTGAATCTAGAAAATAATGACCGCACGTTCCCAGGATTTGTTTTTACTCATCAATGTTTACATCATGGACTGTTtgattttagtatttactaaaaaatggatggatgaatgtcacCCTTATGTCAACCATCATATTGCTCGGTTTAATGCAacatcattttttgttttgtttatgctCACTTGAATAAAAGCAAAAAATACTTTCCACTATTAATTTGTGGGATGTCTGTCCAATGGATCAACCTCCAAAGTCAGCGTTCACTGTGTTCTAATGTCCAAACATTTTTACGGAATTACCTGCATGTtacaaattgtgctgttttgggagtGTCGAGCACCaactaaattgatttcaatttgaGATGTTAATTGCAGATACAAGTGTTTCAAGTTAAGAGCACActcactatgtttccatgcaccgAATTAGTCTGATTACTCAAatagtttgtttatttattttaattttcacacctacatgtgaagtcccagtgtccatgcacaccCTCTAATGCAGACATGGGCAAATTAAGGTCGCCtgtgcttttcaatctggcccgcctgacattcccaaataatttttttagatctttaagatggaatttgtagctgccattatgatgtgcagtgatgttttcaaattacggaattcattttgaacagaaatagtcaaTTCCAGATTCAAACataagacctttttttttttaatgcaaccaCAGTTTATCTGCCAGACAAGTGTGAAAAGAATACTAATGGTATGAAAATGTTGAAACAATTGTGCACACGGTCATGGTGTGTCACACTCATTCTATGGTCTTCATCGTTGGTTCCCTTTGTTAAACAAGACTTAAGGGTCATACATTTCCCAAATATGTACCAAACTTGATTGTTTTGATTGCTCACAATCACAAAACGCTTCATGTGAAATTAAAGATGCACTaacagtgttgccaacttggtGACTTTCTCTCTGAAGCCTGAGACTTTCCAACACTTagagactttttttttcttctcaaaaacgACTTTTTCCGATGTTTAGGAAACATGCTAGCATGTATCACAGGTGCTGCCGTGAGCCGCTCCTTACAGGCAGTCAGGTTGACAGTAGCCTCTCGCAGCAGTCCCAGCTGCAGTCAGAGTgtggtaacgttagcatgctaatatttgatGTTAATAACTACGTCTTGCATGGTCCAATCGTCTCCGAACTTTTATTGATTAATTTGCCCTGTAGTTTGTTACTGTGGGTTTGCTTTGACTCCGAGGGCACCCACGACTGGCAAAATAGTAAGCATGTGTAAATCTAGCTCAAGATTTCACGATTTCCTTCAAAGTGTTTCTAACATTTTATAAtgtagaacaaaaaaaaaaaattaagaaaaaaatcaaCTAAAAGTTCATTTACAgttctaatcaatcaatcaaagttcactgacggtatatagcccttaatcacaaatgtctcaaaagggcaacacaagccacaacgacattttagatcccacatcagggcaagaaaaaactcaacccaatgggaacaagtgGTGCCATGGAtgcattagcatttttttttaactcacgccCTATTGCTTGTTTTCCGACACGTgatttcttcccggaagtgaaaactagtggtggtcgaccaagccaaatggctgttgtgcagcaagcagcgtGCGAACTATCTGAGTAAGCAATGTgtctagatcttcctgcaaaagtCAGATACGGGCAAAAAAAATCTTAacaatgcaatggaatagatcctgatactttatcaaaaaaagatttgtcggtggagtggctggagcctatcccagctgcattcgggcggaaggccgtgtacaccctggacaagtcgccacctcatcgcagggccaacacagatagacggacaacattcacactcacattcacacactagggccaatttagtgttgccaatcaacctatccccaggtgcatgtctttggaggtgggaggaagggggtgaatatgcaaactccacacaagaaGACCCCAAACCCGGTAATCGAACTCAGGATCTACTCCCTGAGAGCAACCACttccccaccgtgctgcccttgatataaattaaatacatgcaaagtgagatatgtcaggcttttatttgatcattttgatgaTAATGGTTTACAGTTtctgaaaacctcaaattttctgaGATTTGCAATTTCAGGTTTAAAAAAAGCTATAAACCATAATCATCAATATTAGATCAAAAGAAGGCTTGCCATATTTTCAGTTGCATGTTATGCGCCTATGTcatgtattagtttcaccttgtaaatctgatTGCTGGAATAATCAAATCTTTTTACGATACTCATatgttttgagtttcacctgcaaTGGCACATTTCCCTTTTGTCGCACATCATTTGTCCTATTTTGTAAGGCACAGATTACTCATGGATTCAAATATCGGTCGTAGTTGATCAAGGAATTTTTATGAAATTTGTGTTTGATTTTTGTTCATATcccagaaggcagggtacacaaaggacaagtcgccacctcatcgttaATGATGTTAAAGTTGTTATTTTGCGACTTCTTTTCCATGATTTTGTTTTATAATTAAAATTAAGTTTGatttacaaagtataaaaaatgtttcacataaataaaaaaagtgtgacGATTTTTTGCAACAATCTTGTGAGATGATGTCGGCCAATtccggaagctcgaatgggttctacaaattgtgagttcagatatttaatttctttactttttcacgtttaatgttttttgccatttttatttttacagtaacacataagatatgttttaattactgatgtgggtttattgatttttagatgcgccagaaaataacccgttttgtacactgttggtggtgattcaatgcccagtagtgcgtaaatgtgtttcggtatcgtatttctccagcaatggtcatgtggggacatattttgagaggtaatcattggacacaggacatcactgaaggcctaggtgggaaacacacggcccgccactgatggCAACGTAAGCTATctaaattctgattggatacaaactacaactaaaaacaacagcactggaaggagcataatatgacatgaagagagtatgaatacttttagatatttagggaaagtaaatcaaaaatgacttttatctttaattacgatcatgatttctggttatgttaggccagtagagaaggtcttgctggccctgacggcacaccattgGTATTAAGATATccctttagaacagtggttcttaaccttgtttgaggtaccgaaccccaccagtatcatatgcgcattcaccgaaccctttagtgaaatatagaatgttttttttcaaattcaagacaaagttatatgttgttggtaacactttaatatggggaacatattctaagtaacaaagacttaatttagagttatttggttagggttagggttagagggttagggttataataaggccatgccgaataaagcattaataagtacttaataatgactagttaagagccaatatgttactaatttgcatgttaataagcaactagttaatggtgaatatgttccccatactaaagtgttaccattttactggtgcacaaaatgaaccgtgcatgaacatcaccttgttcaaagaacaaaaccaacacagtgcataaactcacaacaaattacacacctgcaaatcagtgtgacttcagctgttgccatatccgtaatacgccgatagggagaagtttttatttacacaatgagtcgggtgtgtcttgacctccgccgatcccttgagcccgactcaccgaacccctagggttcgatcaaacccaggttgagaaccactgcattagaatATGCTTTGAGACTGTGGTCTTTAAAATAGATACTATTTCATGGTCTACTTAAATCAATAGCAGCAGTTAGAGGTAGTtgtaagacaaaaaaaatttaGCTAAGTggtaattagggatgatgtttgataagaaattatcgagttcgagcctattatcgaatcctcttatcgaaccgattccttatcgattctcttatcgagtccagataggtggttgtatatgggaaaaaaacacacaatatttggtttaacaaaagctcacttttattatataagaaaacaatttaatctaataaataaataaatattgactgttacccccctaaaaaaaaaaaaaaaaaaaaatattgactgttgttacccaaagtatattaagtgggattttttcagaaaatcaaatgtatacagtaacacaaaaacaacctgtctctgtgatcactataggtgtataaataataatatagtgttaaataaaatcagtcccttgggcacaaaactgaaaataatacagctttccaaaaagtgcaattctgctgctatttgacataactgtttgttatgatgctttggcatttttgcacttcatttctttattgaaagaaaattctatgaagagaaaagttatttgcaaatgtggatacaatgctaaaaaaatgaaaatttaaagctaaaaaaagaaatacactttgagttaacattatttccttatatggggaaagatgttatgagctagggaatataacaactacactacccagcatgcaacaggagtgacgagcatgcgcggtagccccgaaaagtgttgttgcatatcgtcgCCCGGCAGCTAataatgagcacgctgtgaaagtaaacgtcaagaactcagccaacacgtctcgtctgcattatttataattagacagacaacacatatacagtgtgattttgtttt carries:
- the LOC133649183 gene encoding F-box only protein 30-like yields the protein MYEDHSHCVSCVNQRCMIRPQLGFSCDLITCPQVCGAIFHSCKAGEHHLLCPLLRVPCLNSVYGCPATVVRQQTYAHLEVCPAGVVHCIMERIKLSGVAPPVERGSLSPESKIVRVIEPTVPFSSQSSSSAESARERIINGIIGLNAQNDTKLHKATLETARSLATALELVSSASAPDSCTEGMRAEATLQASRLGRLVQRGLSANGCQEERDPNSSITECLEINQKGTPVHISKGVAQRAGHVVLQERGLVPESHKPEWMPHSCQGFDHDKSLCRSQAKMEDKADLEQGDDPMELEEIDVITAEENIFCLEKSRDSQKILDTFGIDGSHVDFGTQTFSFLAASLEDYIRVGDMALATHPRPDGNRWRGRLLKEICAQSFRRDQFSSHFTNVHGDIQPGLDGWIAHRCPLAFYGCPFSQQRFYPSRPGAEVIFDRRLRSFGVQPCPGSKPSGDSQSNLFSGLPHEILWHITGFLDSFSLCQLSLVSRTMRDVCSGLLQTRGIVELQWEKTQCSSGRRAVSWQIKHKVWRFSTAFTPVLKWGCSDVPSMAKHLQKCHYNTVEHRAEPVALPALCPELDGFLLSPTLRHVSPYPRLWPVPD